Proteins encoded together in one Falco biarmicus isolate bFalBia1 chromosome 4, bFalBia1.pri, whole genome shotgun sequence window:
- the LOC130148948 gene encoding hydroxyacylglutathione hydrolase-like protein isoform X2 — protein MKVKVISVLEDNYMYLVIEERTRDAVAVDAAVPRRLLEIIRKEDVVLRAILTTHHHWDHARGNEELARLCPGLRVYGADERIGALTHKVTHNQELTFGAIRVRCLFTPCHTSGHMCYFMWEDGSPDAPALFSGDTLFVGGCGQFFEGTAEQMYTNLTQILGALPKETKVFCGHECTVRNLKFALKVEPENEIVKKKLAWAKRDDEDLPTVPSTLQEEFLYNPFLRVTEEPLQKFTGKTDPVEVLRTLRTEKDNFKKPKERPHPQAMLAFDWGLFSPFLEKK, from the exons ATGAAGGTGAAGGTGATCTCGGTGCTGGAGGACAACTACATGTACCTGGTGATCGAGGAGCGCACGCGGGACGCCGTGGCCGTGGACGCCGCGGTCCCCCGGAGG ctgctggaaaTCATCAGGAAAGAGGACGTGGTGCTCAGGGCGATCCTCACTACCCACCACCACTG GGACCATGCAAGGGGCAATGAGGAGCTGGCGAGGCTCTGCCCCGGCCTGCGCGTGTACGGGGCCGACGAGCGGATCGGGGCCCTGACGCACAAGGTGACCCACAACCAGGAGCTGACG TTCGGGGCCATCCGGGTGAGGTGCCTCTTCACCCCCTGCCACACCTCGGGCCACATGTGCTACTTCATGTGGGAGGACGGCTCCCCGGACGCGCCGGCTCTCTTCTCAG GTGACACACTGTTTGTGGGAGGCTGCGGGCAGTTCTTCGAGGGGACAGCGGAGCAGATGTACACCAACCTCACCCAGATCCTGGGGGCTTTGCCGAAGGAGACG AAGGTGTTCTGCGGCCACGAATGCACCGTCCGAAACCTCAAGTTTGCCTTGAAGGTGGAACCGGAGAATGAAATAGTGAAGAAGAAACTTGCGTGGGCCAAA CGGGATGATGAGGATTTGCCCACAGTGCCCTCGACGCTGCAAGAGGAGTTCCTCTACAACCCCTTCCTGCGGGTCAC GGAGGAGCCCTTGCAGAAGTTCACAGGCAAGACGGACCCGGTGGAGGTGCTGAGGACCCTCCGCACCGAGAAGGATAACTTCAAGAAGCCCAAGGAGCGGCCCCATCCCCAGGCCATGCTCGCGTTCGACTGGGGACTTTTCAGCCCCTTCCTGGAGAAGAAGTGA
- the LOC130148948 gene encoding hydroxyacylglutathione hydrolase-like protein isoform X3 has protein sequence MSPPLSRSLHSALGLLQLLEIIRKEDVVLRAILTTHHHWDHARGNEELARLCPGLRVYGADERIGALTHKVTHNQELTFGAIRVRCLFTPCHTSGHMCYFMWEDGSPDAPALFSGDTLFVGGCGQFFEGTAEQMYTNLTQILGALPKETKVFCGHECTVRNLKFALKVEPENEIVKKKLAWAKQRDDEDLPTVPSTLQEEFLYNPFLRVTEEPLQKFTGKTDPVEVLRTLRTEKDNFKKPKERPHPQAMLAFDWGLFSPFLEKK, from the exons ATGTCACCTCCTCTCTCGCGCTCACTTCATTCTGCTCTGGGtctccttcagctgctggaaaTCATCAGGAAAGAGGACGTGGTGCTCAGGGCGATCCTCACTACCCACCACCACTG GGACCATGCAAGGGGCAATGAGGAGCTGGCGAGGCTCTGCCCCGGCCTGCGCGTGTACGGGGCCGACGAGCGGATCGGGGCCCTGACGCACAAGGTGACCCACAACCAGGAGCTGACG TTCGGGGCCATCCGGGTGAGGTGCCTCTTCACCCCCTGCCACACCTCGGGCCACATGTGCTACTTCATGTGGGAGGACGGCTCCCCGGACGCGCCGGCTCTCTTCTCAG GTGACACACTGTTTGTGGGAGGCTGCGGGCAGTTCTTCGAGGGGACAGCGGAGCAGATGTACACCAACCTCACCCAGATCCTGGGGGCTTTGCCGAAGGAGACG AAGGTGTTCTGCGGCCACGAATGCACCGTCCGAAACCTCAAGTTTGCCTTGAAGGTGGAACCGGAGAATGAAATAGTGAAGAAGAAACTTGCGTGGGCCAAA CAGCGGGATGATGAGGATTTGCCCACAGTGCCCTCGACGCTGCAAGAGGAGTTCCTCTACAACCCCTTCCTGCGGGTCAC GGAGGAGCCCTTGCAGAAGTTCACAGGCAAGACGGACCCGGTGGAGGTGCTGAGGACCCTCCGCACCGAGAAGGATAACTTCAAGAAGCCCAAGGAGCGGCCCCATCCCCAGGCCATGCTCGCGTTCGACTGGGGACTTTTCAGCCCCTTCCTGGAGAAGAAGTGA
- the LOC130148948 gene encoding hydroxyacylglutathione hydrolase-like protein isoform X1 codes for MKVKVISVLEDNYMYLVIEERTRDAVAVDAAVPRRLLEIIRKEDVVLRAILTTHHHWDHARGNEELARLCPGLRVYGADERIGALTHKVTHNQELTFGAIRVRCLFTPCHTSGHMCYFMWEDGSPDAPALFSGDTLFVGGCGQFFEGTAEQMYTNLTQILGALPKETKVFCGHECTVRNLKFALKVEPENEIVKKKLAWAKQRDDEDLPTVPSTLQEEFLYNPFLRVTEEPLQKFTGKTDPVEVLRTLRTEKDNFKKPKERPHPQAMLAFDWGLFSPFLEKK; via the exons ATGAAGGTGAAGGTGATCTCGGTGCTGGAGGACAACTACATGTACCTGGTGATCGAGGAGCGCACGCGGGACGCCGTGGCCGTGGACGCCGCGGTCCCCCGGAGG ctgctggaaaTCATCAGGAAAGAGGACGTGGTGCTCAGGGCGATCCTCACTACCCACCACCACTG GGACCATGCAAGGGGCAATGAGGAGCTGGCGAGGCTCTGCCCCGGCCTGCGCGTGTACGGGGCCGACGAGCGGATCGGGGCCCTGACGCACAAGGTGACCCACAACCAGGAGCTGACG TTCGGGGCCATCCGGGTGAGGTGCCTCTTCACCCCCTGCCACACCTCGGGCCACATGTGCTACTTCATGTGGGAGGACGGCTCCCCGGACGCGCCGGCTCTCTTCTCAG GTGACACACTGTTTGTGGGAGGCTGCGGGCAGTTCTTCGAGGGGACAGCGGAGCAGATGTACACCAACCTCACCCAGATCCTGGGGGCTTTGCCGAAGGAGACG AAGGTGTTCTGCGGCCACGAATGCACCGTCCGAAACCTCAAGTTTGCCTTGAAGGTGGAACCGGAGAATGAAATAGTGAAGAAGAAACTTGCGTGGGCCAAA CAGCGGGATGATGAGGATTTGCCCACAGTGCCCTCGACGCTGCAAGAGGAGTTCCTCTACAACCCCTTCCTGCGGGTCAC GGAGGAGCCCTTGCAGAAGTTCACAGGCAAGACGGACCCGGTGGAGGTGCTGAGGACCCTCCGCACCGAGAAGGATAACTTCAAGAAGCCCAAGGAGCGGCCCCATCCCCAGGCCATGCTCGCGTTCGACTGGGGACTTTTCAGCCCCTTCCTGGAGAAGAAGTGA